In Rana temporaria chromosome 3, aRanTem1.1, whole genome shotgun sequence, a single window of DNA contains:
- the STMP1 gene encoding short transmembrane mitochondrial protein 1 → MFQFLLGFALGNVVGMYLAQTYEVPDLSKKLENFKKDLDAKRNPRGDKS, encoded by the exons ATGTTTCAGTTCTTG ttGGGGTTTGCCTTGGGGAATGTGGTGGGAATGTACTTGGCTCAGACGTATGAG GTGCCTGACCTGTCCAAAAAATTGGAAAACTTCAAGAAAGATCTAGATGCTAAAAGAAACCCCCGAGGTGACAAGTCTTAG